Proteins co-encoded in one Polynucleobacter sp. MWH-UH19D genomic window:
- a CDS encoding transglutaminase family protein — MRLKIRHNTEYRYETPVRYSIQELRLTPPNTNGQQVEKWKINTPIKASNSLDAFNNLCHVFAQESPYTSMLIEAEGEVLTNNAHEFIDGANAVSPYHLLQQTNLTEPTEEMLGYFSSSLPRKNSIDEVLVLAAAVQKAIQYAPGKTNFATTATQSFVMKSGVCQDHAHVMLSLCRASNIPARYVSGYFFADDSPNLASHAWIDFCSNIEKGIWISVDITHACLIDARHVRLAIGRDYYSAAPVKGVRSGGGGEELSANISIQQLD; from the coding sequence ATGCGCCTCAAAATTCGCCACAACACTGAATATCGGTATGAAACGCCGGTTCGCTATTCCATTCAAGAATTGCGATTGACCCCACCCAACACCAATGGACAACAAGTTGAAAAGTGGAAGATCAACACCCCCATTAAGGCGTCCAATTCTTTAGATGCGTTTAATAATCTATGCCACGTTTTTGCGCAGGAAAGCCCCTACACTTCGATGCTCATTGAGGCCGAGGGGGAAGTGCTAACAAATAATGCCCATGAATTTATCGATGGTGCAAATGCTGTTTCTCCATACCATCTATTGCAGCAAACCAACTTAACTGAACCTACCGAAGAGATGCTGGGCTATTTTTCTTCAAGCCTGCCCCGAAAAAATTCTATCGATGAAGTCTTGGTTCTTGCTGCCGCAGTCCAAAAGGCAATTCAATATGCACCAGGTAAAACAAACTTTGCAACTACGGCCACGCAATCGTTTGTCATGAAGTCGGGCGTCTGCCAAGATCATGCACATGTGATGCTCAGCCTATGTAGGGCCTCTAACATACCCGCGAGATATGTCAGCGGCTACTTTTTTGCAGATGACTCACCTAACCTTGCCAGCCATGCTTGGATCGACTTCTGCTCCAATATTGAAAAAGGGATTTGGATCAGTGTTGATATTACCCATGCTTGCCTCATTGATGCCAGACATGTTCGGCTAGCAATTGGACGCGATTATTATTCAGCGGCGCCCGTAAAAGGAGTACGATCAGGCGGCGGGGGTGAAGAGTTAAGCGCTAATATCTCCATTCAGCAATTAGATTAA
- a CDS encoding DUF2892 domain-containing protein, whose translation MKCNVGGIDRILRMAVGLVLIGLTLTGMVSTWGWIGIVPLATGLFRFCPAYPLLKINTCGTGASCEGGRCNK comes from the coding sequence ATGAAATGCAATGTTGGTGGTATTGATCGAATTTTACGTATGGCAGTTGGTTTAGTGTTGATTGGCTTGACGTTGACTGGAATGGTGAGCACATGGGGTTGGATCGGAATTGTTCCACTTGCAACGGGCTTGTTTAGATTTTGCCCTGCTTACCCACTCCTAAAAATCAATACTTGTGGTACAGGCGCTTCTTGTGAAGGCGGCCGTTGTAATAAGTAA
- a CDS encoding prenyltransferase, which translates to MKAIKHYFLATRPSFLTITLLGCLIGLFSSKNSIGQHWGINLLAVSAAVFAHAAANVFNDYFDHFNGTDSINSDRVPPFTGGSRYIQENIFSPAEIKQFGLALLLLSIGIGLYLCLQSTWALLPIGIVCIAITWMYSAPPFDLMSRGFLGELAITLSWALIVIGFASLQLNQFDAAAILIALAYGCMVANILFVNQIPDIKADQCSKKMTLAVRSSAKRLWIWYLAFLVSAYVFQIIAVELGQTSSYTLVTLLIAPLFIGCAIKLKNGELNKALMRTVIPLNILSVHLYAILLCIGLLIGAKVPSWQTPPIPSY; encoded by the coding sequence ATGAAAGCCATTAAACATTATTTTTTAGCAACCAGACCTAGCTTTCTAACCATTACACTTTTGGGCTGTTTAATTGGCCTATTCAGCAGCAAAAATTCGATTGGGCAACACTGGGGTATTAATTTATTGGCCGTTAGTGCTGCCGTCTTTGCTCATGCGGCCGCAAATGTATTCAACGACTATTTCGATCACTTCAATGGCACAGACTCTATTAACTCAGATCGCGTCCCTCCATTTACGGGAGGTAGTAGATACATTCAAGAGAATATCTTTAGCCCAGCAGAAATCAAACAGTTTGGCTTAGCACTTCTCTTACTTTCAATTGGTATTGGGCTATATCTGTGCTTACAGAGCACATGGGCCCTTCTGCCAATTGGAATAGTGTGCATAGCGATTACATGGATGTACTCAGCCCCACCTTTTGACCTGATGTCACGTGGATTTCTGGGTGAGCTTGCCATCACTTTATCTTGGGCTTTAATTGTGATTGGGTTTGCTAGCCTGCAACTAAACCAATTTGATGCGGCAGCAATTTTGATTGCACTCGCCTATGGATGCATGGTGGCAAATATCTTATTTGTAAATCAAATTCCTGACATCAAGGCAGATCAATGTTCTAAAAAAATGACCCTTGCAGTCCGATCTTCTGCAAAACGTTTATGGATCTGGTACTTAGCTTTTTTAGTCAGTGCTTACGTATTTCAAATAATTGCAGTAGAACTTGGTCAGACTTCTTCATATACATTAGTCACTCTTTTAATAGCGCCGTTATTCATAGGCTGCGCCATTAAATTAAAAAATGGCGAACTTAATAAAGCCCTCATGCGCACAGTGATTCCGCTCAATATATTGAGTGTTCATCTATATGCCATTCTGCTCTGCATTGGTTTGCTTATAGGTGCTAAAGTCCCTTCTTGGCAAACTCCTCCAATACCTTCATACTAG
- a CDS encoding alpha-E domain-containing protein encodes MLSRTADCLYWMARYTERAENTARMIDVNHQTSLLPQPTEFLEQSWKKLLTISNLEDAFFSKYDAINRENVLDFMIYESSNPSSIVSCLFAARENARVIRGKITSEAWETQNTTWLELQRILQTRHQADPSRLLEWVKYRCHLFRGVLHGTMLKNEAFYFINVGTLLERADNTARILETKYQDQASMAEIPVDKTLDKGVDGDFFDFYHWAALLRSVSAFEIYRQIYSDQVSPKQVAQLLIFNKQMPRSLVSCINELIALIPEIKNQQSKEIERLLGKLKASLDYSDIDEVFEQGLEGFIDTFLERINHIADEFSSAYLIPLTVA; translated from the coding sequence ATGTTAAGCCGCACCGCCGACTGTCTCTACTGGATGGCCCGCTACACCGAGCGTGCAGAAAATACTGCGCGGATGATCGATGTCAACCATCAAACCTCACTACTGCCACAACCAACCGAATTCTTAGAACAAAGCTGGAAGAAGTTATTAACCATCTCCAATTTAGAAGATGCGTTTTTTAGCAAATATGATGCAATCAATCGTGAAAATGTTTTGGATTTCATGATTTATGAAAGTAGCAATCCATCTAGCATCGTCTCTTGCTTATTTGCCGCTCGTGAAAATGCCCGCGTCATTCGTGGCAAGATTACCTCCGAGGCTTGGGAGACCCAAAATACCACCTGGCTTGAATTACAAAGAATCCTGCAGACTAGACATCAAGCAGACCCTAGTCGATTACTCGAATGGGTGAAGTATCGTTGCCATCTATTTAGAGGGGTATTGCATGGAACGATGCTCAAAAACGAAGCTTTCTACTTTATTAATGTAGGAACACTGCTTGAGCGCGCCGATAACACCGCCCGCATTCTAGAAACCAAATATCAGGATCAAGCCTCAATGGCTGAAATCCCTGTCGATAAAACCTTGGATAAAGGGGTAGATGGCGATTTTTTTGATTTTTACCACTGGGCTGCATTACTACGATCAGTTTCAGCCTTTGAAATCTACCGCCAGATTTACTCTGATCAAGTCAGTCCAAAGCAGGTTGCCCAGCTGTTAATCTTTAACAAGCAAATGCCGCGGTCATTGGTATCTTGTATCAACGAGTTGATTGCTTTAATCCCTGAGATTAAGAATCAGCAATCTAAGGAAATTGAGCGCTTACTCGGAAAACTCAAGGCAAGCTTAGATTACTCAGACATTGATGAAGTGTTTGAACAAGGTCTAGAAGGTTTTATTGATACCTTCCTAGAGCGCATTAATCACATTGCTGATGAGTTTAGTAGCGCTTACCTCATCCCACTGACAGTTGCTTAG
- a CDS encoding metalloregulator ArsR/SmtB family transcription factor yields MPIVKNNINLKKMQSSADDACRLMKVLSNRDRMMLLCQISQGEMCVSELEERLDIHQPTLSQQLTVLRNEELVQTRREGKQIYYSLSNHVALEVMNILYRNYCSK; encoded by the coding sequence ATGCCAATCGTTAAAAACAATATCAATCTTAAAAAGATGCAGTCGTCTGCAGATGATGCATGTCGCCTAATGAAAGTTTTGTCAAATAGAGATCGCATGATGCTCTTATGTCAAATCAGTCAAGGTGAGATGTGTGTAAGTGAGCTTGAAGAACGTCTTGATATTCATCAACCTACCTTATCTCAGCAGCTGACTGTTTTAAGAAATGAAGAGTTGGTTCAAACGAGGAGAGAGGGTAAGCAAATTTACTACTCACTCTCCAATCATGTGGCATTAGAGGTTATGAATATTTTGTATCGAAATTACTGTAGTAAATAA
- a CDS encoding proteasome-type protease, with translation MTYCVGICLKDGLVFLSDTRTNAGVDQIGTFRKMTLFQKSNNRLFTLMSAGNLAITQSVKEVLLQGQLSNGKNLWNVANSHDAAAIVGDAVKQIYDRDHKALEKAGIDFNCNFIFGGQVKGESPRLFNIYSAGNFIEATPETCYFQIGESKYGKPILDRVLNYSTPLNLATKCALISMDSTLKSNISVGLPLDLLVYEKDSLKADKLVTIDESNPYFQLIHELWGEKLREAFNSIAEPNWSGSKKSSAISSPAKKMGVISINREIRKTAPTKRK, from the coding sequence ATGACATATTGCGTGGGGATTTGCCTCAAAGATGGATTGGTTTTTCTATCTGATACACGAACCAATGCAGGCGTAGATCAGATTGGCACTTTTAGAAAAATGACTTTGTTTCAAAAAAGCAATAATCGTCTATTTACACTAATGAGCGCCGGCAATCTTGCTATCACCCAGTCTGTTAAAGAAGTTCTGCTTCAGGGTCAATTATCTAATGGCAAAAATTTATGGAATGTAGCCAACTCCCATGATGCCGCAGCAATAGTGGGCGATGCAGTAAAGCAGATATATGACCGAGACCACAAAGCCCTTGAAAAAGCAGGCATTGATTTCAATTGCAATTTTATTTTTGGCGGCCAAGTAAAGGGCGAAAGTCCACGCCTTTTTAATATATATTCCGCAGGAAATTTCATCGAAGCAACACCGGAAACCTGTTACTTTCAAATTGGGGAGTCCAAATATGGCAAGCCAATTTTAGATCGCGTACTCAATTACTCAACTCCATTGAATCTAGCTACTAAGTGTGCACTGATCTCTATGGACTCAACTCTTAAAAGTAATATATCGGTAGGCCTGCCTCTAGATCTCTTGGTTTATGAAAAAGACTCTTTGAAAGCCGATAAATTGGTAACCATTGATGAATCCAATCCCTACTTCCAGTTGATTCATGAGCTCTGGGGAGAAAAATTACGGGAAGCATTTAACTCCATTGCCGAGCCAAACTGGAGTGGCTCAAAGAAATCTAGTGCAATCTCGTCACCCGCCAAGAAGATGGGAGTGATTAGCATCAATCGAGAAATACGGAAAACTGCGCCAACTAAAAGAAAGTAG
- a CDS encoding response regulator — MISDCILVVEDDERIAHFLTTSLSAAKHLSKLVQSLDEANQALLESTPKLMILDLGLPDGDGKDLIRKVRSQYDFPIIVLSARQAEQEKIVALNEGADDYLSKPFNVEELLARINACLRRAQKMTMRDQCYQYKDLLIDLAAGVVKIAGNEIHLSPIEHKLLMLLATKPGKIFTQRQLLSEIWGSEYVDDTHYLRIHMGRLRAKIEKTSAEPEYLLTELGIGYRLAIS; from the coding sequence ATGATTTCTGATTGCATATTGGTTGTCGAGGATGATGAGCGAATTGCTCATTTTTTAACAACCAGCTTAAGTGCCGCAAAGCATCTTTCTAAACTAGTTCAATCTCTAGATGAGGCAAATCAAGCCCTACTTGAGAGTACGCCAAAGTTGATGATTCTTGATTTGGGTCTACCAGATGGTGATGGAAAGGATCTCATTCGAAAAGTGAGAAGTCAGTATGATTTTCCAATCATTGTGCTCTCGGCACGGCAGGCGGAGCAGGAAAAAATAGTGGCCCTCAATGAGGGCGCTGATGATTACTTATCCAAGCCTTTTAATGTTGAAGAATTGTTAGCAAGAATTAATGCTTGCTTAAGACGCGCCCAAAAGATGACCATGCGGGATCAGTGCTATCAATACAAAGATTTGTTGATCGATCTTGCTGCTGGGGTGGTAAAGATTGCTGGTAATGAAATTCATCTTAGCCCTATTGAGCATAAGTTATTGATGTTGTTGGCTACTAAGCCTGGAAAAATCTTTACTCAGCGCCAGTTGCTATCAGAGATTTGGGGGTCTGAATATGTAGATGACACCCATTATTTGAGAATCCATATGGGAAGATTAAGAGCCAAGATCGAGAAGACATCTGCTGAGCCAGAGTATCTTTTGACGGAACTTGGAATTGGATATCGCCTAGCGATTTCTTAG
- a CDS encoding circularly permuted type 2 ATP-grasp protein — protein sequence MKLPFDEMLDATGKARPHYKIFHDWLKQQSDTQMGLKRAEADLIFRRVGITFAVYGDNLGSERTIPFDQVPRIFSAKEWEQLEAGLRQRVKALNRFIYDIYHDEEIIKAGIIPAEQIFNNAQYRPEMRNVNVPRDIYAQIAGIDIVRAGEGEFYVLEDNLRVPSGVSYMVEDRKMMMRLFPDLFQKYRVAPVEHYPDLLLECLKSVKPEDVKKPNVVVLTPGMYNSAYFEHSYLAQQMGVELVEGKDLFVKNEQVYMRTTQGPERVDVIYRRVDDDFLDPLAFRSDSTLGVAGLLSAYRAGNVTLANAIGTGIADDKSIYPYVPEMIEFYLGEKPILNNVPTFQCRKADDLAYTLANLEKLVVKLTHGAGGYGMLVGPASTKEEIETFRAHLIANPNQYIAQPTLALSTCPTFVESGVAPRHIDLRPFVLSGKTIKMVPGGLTRVALKEGSLVVNSSQGGGTKDTWVLEE from the coding sequence ATGAAACTACCTTTTGACGAAATGCTCGACGCCACTGGCAAGGCGCGCCCTCACTACAAAATCTTTCATGACTGGCTAAAGCAGCAAAGTGACACCCAAATGGGCCTGAAACGCGCTGAAGCAGACTTAATTTTTAGACGCGTCGGTATCACTTTTGCAGTTTATGGAGATAACCTCGGCTCCGAAAGAACCATTCCTTTTGATCAGGTGCCACGCATTTTTTCCGCAAAGGAATGGGAGCAATTAGAAGCAGGATTGAGGCAACGTGTTAAAGCGCTCAATCGCTTTATCTACGACATTTATCACGACGAAGAAATTATTAAGGCCGGAATTATTCCAGCAGAGCAAATTTTTAATAATGCGCAATATCGACCCGAGATGCGTAATGTGAATGTGCCCCGGGATATCTATGCGCAAATCGCTGGCATTGATATTGTTCGCGCTGGCGAAGGAGAGTTTTACGTACTCGAGGATAACCTTCGTGTACCGTCTGGCGTTTCTTATATGGTCGAAGATCGCAAAATGATGATGCGACTCTTCCCGGACTTATTTCAGAAGTATCGGGTTGCGCCAGTAGAGCACTATCCTGATCTATTGCTGGAATGCCTCAAGTCTGTAAAACCAGAAGATGTCAAAAAACCCAATGTGGTTGTTCTCACACCAGGCATGTATAACTCGGCATATTTTGAGCATAGCTATCTTGCGCAGCAGATGGGGGTTGAGCTAGTTGAGGGCAAAGACTTGTTTGTCAAAAATGAACAGGTCTATATGAGAACAACACAAGGCCCTGAGCGAGTCGATGTGATCTATCGCCGCGTCGATGATGACTTTTTAGACCCCTTAGCGTTTAGATCTGACTCTACCTTGGGAGTAGCTGGATTGCTTTCAGCATATCGAGCAGGCAATGTCACACTAGCCAATGCAATCGGTACTGGCATTGCAGATGACAAATCTATCTACCCTTATGTTCCAGAAATGATTGAGTTTTATCTTGGTGAAAAACCCATACTCAACAACGTCCCAACTTTTCAGTGCCGAAAGGCCGATGATCTAGCCTATACGCTAGCTAATCTAGAGAAATTAGTGGTCAAGTTAACTCATGGCGCTGGCGGATATGGAATGCTGGTTGGCCCCGCATCAACCAAGGAAGAAATTGAAACCTTTAGAGCTCATTTGATTGCTAACCCCAATCAATATATTGCTCAACCAACCCTAGCGCTATCAACCTGTCCTACTTTTGTAGAGTCAGGTGTTGCCCCAAGACACATTGATTTACGACCTTTTGTGCTCTCGGGAAAAACCATCAAGATGGTGCCAGGCGGCTTGACGCGAGTTGCTCTCAAAGAAGGATCTTTGGTAGTGAACTCCTCCCAAGGGGGCGGCACCAAAGACACGTGGGTATTGGAAGAATGA
- a CDS encoding DUF4118 domain-containing protein yields the protein MTNRKPTKNPILLEAMSIFLGMIAITALSHVVDEYLGLAGVSFLYLILVIWVSYKSQVLTSILVAIGSFLLINFFYVEPRYTFAIGSIESWSALLGFLLVSIAITSLVHQLKRQKDIAERESFKANLLRAIIEIFSVETDSTVALQKFCQLLKSQLGCDVAILKLDPETKDSIELASSKPGEVKLDSWYLSHAIEYGAMLGPHTGTLEAIDYWCVPFGRFYKSHELPALVIERAHEENIEVSLIRAIADQLSVHYQKRIAEMKAKDAGELAHRESIQKAFLSSISHDMRTPLTTIIGASSSLLQQGQQLGEAQSTKLLELIHSESVYLNDSTENILSLVKLGMSDSKQFRMDWQSPEEIVGAVISRYNNREIKPSLTLTISAKDDLIYGDQALIVLALTNLIENAVQAHIGTEPIQILVDRVNKEIRIGVVDKGAGFPEGFNKKLAGQQQSYQRNKKGFGLGLSIVRAVMDKHEGRLIIESPYDGDQRTYVGMAFPYRVSK from the coding sequence ATGACAAATAGAAAGCCTACTAAAAATCCTATTTTGCTTGAGGCAATGAGTATTTTTTTGGGGATGATCGCTATCACGGCACTATCTCATGTGGTGGATGAGTATCTGGGCTTAGCAGGTGTTTCATTTCTATATTTAATTCTCGTCATTTGGGTTTCTTATAAAAGCCAGGTACTTACTTCAATACTCGTAGCAATAGGATCTTTCCTGCTCATTAACTTCTTTTATGTAGAGCCAAGATATACATTCGCTATAGGAAGTATTGAGTCTTGGAGTGCATTACTTGGCTTTTTGTTGGTGTCGATTGCTATCACTTCATTAGTGCATCAGCTAAAAAGACAAAAAGATATTGCTGAAAGAGAATCTTTTAAAGCTAATTTATTAAGAGCAATTATTGAAATATTTTCAGTAGAGACTGACTCCACTGTTGCTTTGCAGAAATTTTGCCAATTACTGAAAAGCCAACTAGGATGTGATGTTGCAATTTTAAAGTTGGATCCAGAAACCAAGGACAGTATTGAATTAGCAAGTTCCAAGCCAGGAGAAGTAAAGCTTGACTCATGGTATTTATCTCATGCCATTGAATATGGGGCAATGCTAGGCCCGCATACAGGCACTCTAGAAGCAATTGATTATTGGTGCGTTCCATTTGGAAGGTTTTACAAAAGTCATGAACTTCCAGCATTAGTGATTGAAAGAGCGCACGAGGAAAATATCGAGGTTAGTCTCATTCGGGCGATAGCCGATCAGCTGTCTGTTCATTACCAAAAGCGAATCGCGGAAATGAAGGCAAAAGATGCCGGTGAATTAGCACATCGCGAGTCTATTCAGAAGGCGTTTTTATCGTCTATCTCACATGACATGAGAACCCCGTTGACCACCATTATTGGTGCTAGCTCATCACTTTTACAGCAAGGTCAGCAGTTGGGGGAGGCTCAATCCACTAAGCTATTAGAGCTCATTCACTCTGAATCTGTATATCTAAATGACTCCACGGAAAACATACTATCTTTGGTTAAGCTTGGTATGTCCGATAGCAAGCAGTTTCGAATGGATTGGCAGTCGCCTGAAGAGATCGTTGGGGCAGTTATATCTCGGTACAACAATAGAGAGATAAAGCCATCGCTTACCTTAACCATAAGCGCAAAGGACGATCTGATCTATGGCGATCAAGCCTTAATCGTATTGGCATTAACCAATTTAATCGAAAATGCAGTTCAAGCACATATAGGCACCGAGCCAATACAAATATTAGTTGATAGGGTGAATAAGGAAATTCGGATTGGTGTAGTTGATAAAGGCGCTGGTTTTCCTGAAGGTTTTAATAAAAAATTGGCGGGGCAACAACAATCGTATCAGCGTAATAAAAAAGGATTTGGATTGGGATTGTCTATTGTGAGAGCGGTAATGGATAAGCATGAGGGACGATTGATTATTGAGTCACCATATGATGGCGATCAGCGCACTTATGTCGGTATGGCTTTTCCATATAGGGTAAGCAAATGA
- the trxC gene encoding thioredoxin TrxC, with protein sequence MLLKCPNCSKFNRLPLERISQQPICGSCKSSLLSGPIDADQASLQEILRLSKLPVIVDFWAPWCGPCKMFAPTFQASAKNYGEKILHIKVDTEANPAIGQQYNIRSIPTLAIFKQGAEIERISGALPPQQLESLIKNAI encoded by the coding sequence ATGCTACTCAAATGCCCTAACTGCTCTAAATTTAATCGACTTCCGCTTGAAAGAATAAGCCAACAACCAATTTGCGGCTCATGTAAATCTAGCCTCCTATCTGGTCCGATAGATGCCGATCAAGCCAGTCTCCAAGAAATTCTTCGTCTGAGCAAACTTCCAGTAATTGTTGATTTTTGGGCTCCATGGTGCGGCCCCTGCAAAATGTTTGCGCCAACCTTTCAGGCAAGCGCTAAAAATTATGGGGAAAAAATACTTCACATTAAAGTCGACACAGAAGCTAACCCAGCTATTGGCCAGCAATACAATATTCGATCAATTCCAACTTTAGCCATATTTAAACAAGGCGCAGAAATTGAGAGAATTTCTGGTGCGCTTCCTCCACAACAACTGGAGAGCCTGATTAAAAATGCAATATGA
- a CDS encoding rhodanese-like domain-containing protein: MKKMQWLLALVLTGFIGLAQAINLPGPVVSADWLANNLSEVQVIEVRTDLASYTRNPEFDVDKKTGKKFLVEVGGHIANSSLLDFKKVRAERTIDGKKYKFLIPEKADFEKLIQSLGINSEKPIVLVPIGQDMSDIDEALRTYWTFKVYGEDQVAVLDGGVAGWLGEGRDFVTANNAKAAGNWSAKAYRKELIASSEEVAAASKSGKPQLLDARQPAQYLGLAKRPDVLTFGHIAGSKELAPELLAKPSNGALYFWQKNTYDALMSANGLSTKGPTISYCNTGHLAAGGWFVMSELVGNKSTKLYDGSLYLWTLEGRPLVGVPLN; encoded by the coding sequence ATGAAAAAGATGCAATGGCTTCTAGCTTTAGTTTTAACAGGCTTCATTGGCTTGGCCCAAGCAATAAACTTGCCCGGTCCAGTGGTTAGCGCCGATTGGTTGGCGAACAATCTTTCTGAGGTTCAAGTAATTGAGGTGAGAACAGATCTAGCTAGCTACACCAGAAATCCTGAGTTTGATGTGGATAAAAAAACCGGCAAGAAGTTTCTTGTCGAAGTGGGTGGGCACATTGCTAACTCAAGCCTGTTAGATTTCAAGAAAGTTCGCGCAGAACGTACCATAGACGGTAAAAAATATAAGTTTTTAATTCCGGAAAAAGCCGACTTTGAGAAATTGATTCAGTCTTTGGGTATCAACTCTGAAAAGCCAATTGTCTTAGTTCCAATTGGGCAGGATATGTCTGATATTGATGAAGCATTAAGAACGTATTGGACTTTTAAAGTGTATGGCGAGGATCAGGTAGCGGTATTAGATGGCGGTGTTGCTGGGTGGCTTGGTGAGGGCCGTGATTTCGTGACAGCCAATAACGCAAAAGCTGCTGGCAATTGGTCTGCAAAAGCCTATCGTAAGGAGTTGATTGCAAGTTCCGAGGAAGTAGCTGCAGCGTCTAAGAGTGGTAAGCCTCAACTATTAGATGCCCGTCAACCTGCTCAGTACTTAGGTCTTGCAAAGCGTCCAGATGTTTTGACATTTGGTCATATTGCTGGTTCTAAAGAGTTGGCTCCTGAGTTGCTTGCAAAACCAAGCAATGGCGCCCTCTATTTCTGGCAAAAGAATACTTATGATGCATTGATGTCAGCTAATGGCCTGAGTACTAAAGGTCCAACAATTTCTTACTGCAATACCGGTCATTTGGCAGCAGGTGGTTGGTTTGTCATGTCTGAGCTAGTGGGTAATAAATCAACCAAGTTGTATGATGGTTCACTGTATCTTTGGACGCTTGAAGGGCGACCATTAGTTGGTGTACCACTTAACTAG
- a CDS encoding DUF3149 domain-containing protein, producing the protein MGEIMLLELFGTFAGQLSLAVILFMIGMAVFFVRLFMKKSAQIDG; encoded by the coding sequence ATGGGGGAGATTATGTTACTAGAGCTATTTGGAACATTCGCAGGTCAGTTGAGTCTAGCCGTTATTCTTTTTATGATAGGAATGGCTGTATTCTTTGTGAGACTTTTTATGAAAAAGAGTGCGCAGATTGATGGGTAA
- a CDS encoding Crp/Fnr family transcriptional regulator produces MKTIEVKSAWQGVSDCENCSIRSSALFAELNEEDFSKIHSPIDDLSYDANAEIYAQGDSAQWLYTLRSGYIKILHINSDGSERIVRIVLPGNLFGMEALLGERYEHSAVALTNTHLCKIPKEIITSLGEESPRLHRQIVRKWGEALLQSESWFSEINTGRIEVRLARFFLKLAKESGATAIAPLFKREDMGLMMDVKFETISRALASMADLGLISNITRLTVQIPSMKVLEEFAKKGL; encoded by the coding sequence ATGAAAACAATTGAAGTTAAAAGCGCATGGCAGGGTGTTAGCGATTGCGAAAATTGCTCAATTAGAAGTTCGGCATTATTTGCTGAATTAAATGAGGAAGATTTCTCAAAAATACATAGTCCAATCGATGATTTAAGCTACGATGCAAACGCCGAAATCTATGCTCAAGGCGATTCCGCCCAATGGTTGTATACCTTGCGCAGTGGATACATAAAGATATTGCATATTAATTCTGATGGCTCTGAGCGTATCGTCAGAATAGTTTTGCCGGGCAATCTATTTGGGATGGAGGCATTGCTAGGTGAGAGATATGAGCATTCTGCAGTTGCGTTAACTAATACGCATTTATGCAAAATCCCAAAAGAAATCATTACCAGTTTGGGTGAAGAGTCCCCTCGCTTACATCGGCAAATTGTGCGTAAATGGGGTGAGGCATTGCTTCAATCGGAATCTTGGTTCTCCGAAATCAATACCGGCAGAATTGAGGTTCGTTTGGCCCGCTTTTTTCTCAAATTAGCAAAAGAGTCTGGAGCTACTGCTATTGCGCCGCTATTTAAGCGTGAGGATATGGGTCTGATGATGGATGTGAAATTCGAGACAATCAGCAGGGCTTTAGCATCTATGGCAGATTTAGGTCTCATTTCAAATATCACAAGGCTGACCGTGCAAATTCCTAGTATGAAGGTATTGGAGGAGTTTGCCAAGAAGGGACTTTAG